In a single window of the Rhinolophus ferrumequinum isolate MPI-CBG mRhiFer1 chromosome 21, mRhiFer1_v1.p, whole genome shotgun sequence genome:
- the MTMR4 gene encoding myotubularin-related protein 4 isoform X2, which produces MGEEGPPSLEYIQAKDLFPPKELVKEEENLQVPFTVLQGEGVEFLGRAADALIAISNYRLHIKFKDSVINVPLRMIDSVESRDMFQLHIACKDSKVVRCHFSTFKQCQEWLSRLSRATARPAKPEDLFAFAYHAWCLGLTEEDQHTHLCQPGEHIRCRQEAELARMGFDLQNVWRVSHINSNYKLCPSYPQKLLVPVWITDKELENVASFRSWKRIPVVVYRHLRNGAAIARCSQPEISWWGWRNADDEYLVTSIAKACALDPGTRATGSSLSTGNSDASEACDTDFDSSLTACSGVESTAAPQKLLILDARSYTAAVANRAKGGGCECEEYYPNCEVVFMGMANIHAIRNSFHYLRAVCSQMPDPSNWLSALESTKWLQHLSVMLKAAVLVANTVDREGRPVLVHCSDGWDRTPQIVALAKILLDPYYRTLEGFQVLVESDWLDFGHKFGDRCGHQENAEDQNEQCPVFLQWLDSVHQLLKQFPCLFEFNEAFLVKLVQHTYSCLYGTFLANNPCEREKRNIYKRTCSVWALLRAGNKNFHNFLYTPGSDMVLHPVCHVRALHLWTAVYLPASSPCTLGEENMDLYLSPVAQSQEFSGRSLDRLPKTRSMDDLLSACDTSSPLTRTSSDPNLNNHCQEARVGLEPWHSNPEGSETAFVESGIGGPQQTVGEMGLPPPLPSSQKDYLTNKPFKSHKSCSPSYKLLNATVPQEMKSNTSDPEIQVLGETEAPAPDPPAQDELGRTLDGTEEPPEHCPEKEDVSALSKVISNKCDGICDFPESSQDSLAGSPQQAQLDSVLGVPSRSAPDHSLGTLCNPLSATCQTPPDPSADFLNQDPPGSAASVSHQEQPSSIPDLIHGEEDTGKRGTNRNGQLLENPRFGKVPLELARKPISQSQISEFSFLGSNWDSFQGMVTSLPSGETTPRRLLSYGCCSKRSSSKQMRATGPCFGGQWAQREGVKSPLCSSHSSGHCTGPGGKNNRIWLSGHPKQVSSTKPVPLSCPSPVPPLYLDDDGLPFPTDVIQHRLRQIEAGYKQEVEQLRRQVRELQMRLDIRHCCAPPAEPPMDYEDDFTCLKESDGSDTEDFGSDHSEDCLSEASWEPVDKKETEVTRWVPDHMASHCYNCDCEFWLAKRRHHCRNCGNVFCAGCCHLKLPIPDQQLYDPVLVCNSCYEHIQVSRARELMSQHLKKPIATASS; this is translated from the exons ATG GGTGAGGAGGGGCCCCCCAGCCTGGAGTACATCCAAGCCAAGGATCTGTTCCCCCCCAAGGAACTAGTGAAAGAGGAGGAGAATCTGCAG GTACCCTTCACAGTGCTGCAGGGTGAGGGAGTGGAGTTCCTGGGCCGGGCAGCTGATGCCCTCATTGCCATCTCCAACTACCGGCTGCATATCAAGTTCAAGGACTCTGTCATCAAC GTTCCCCTCCGGATGATTGACAGTGTGGAGAGCCGTGACATGTTCCAGTTGCACATTGCCTGCAAGGACTCCAAAGTGGTGAG GTGCCACTTCTCCACTTTCAAGCAGTGCCAAGAGTGGCTCTCACGGCTAAGCCGGGCCACAGCAAGACCTGCCAAGCCTGAGGACCTCTTTGCCTTTGCCTACCACGCCTGGTGCCTGGGACTGACCGAGGAGGACCAGCATACGCACCTGTGTCAGCCAG GAGAGCACATACGATGTCGGCAGGAGGCTGAGTTGGCGAGGATGGGCTTCGACCTGCAGAATGTCTGGAGAGTCTCGCATATCAACAGCAACTACAA ATTGTGCCCCAGTTACCCTCAGAAGCTGCTGGTTCCTGTGTGGATCACAGATAAAGAGCTGGAGAATGTGGCCTCCTTCCGCTCCTGGAAGCGGATCCCTGTGGTTGTGTATAG ACACCTACGCAATGGGGCTGCCATCGCCCGCTGCAGCCAGCCTGAGATCAGCTGGTGGGGCTGGCGCAATGCTGATGATGAGTACCTGGTCACGTCCATCGCTAAAGCCTGTGCCCTGGACCCGGGGACAAGAGCCACTGGGAGCTCCCTCAGCACTGGGAATAGTGATGCCAGCGAGGCATGTGACACTGACTTCG ATTCCTCCCTGACTGCATGCTCTGGAGTGGAGAGCACAGCAGCCCCCCAGAAGCTGCTGATCCTGGATGCACGATCCTACACGGCGGCAGTGGCTAACCGGGCCAAGGGTGGAGGTTGCGAGTGTGAAG AGTACTACCCCAACTGTGAGGTCGTGTTCATGGGAATGGCCAACATCCATGCCATCCGGAACAGCTTCCACTACCTCCGTGCTGTGTGTAGCCAGATGCCAGACCCCAGCAA CTGGCTGTCGGCACTGGAGAGCACCAAATGGCTGCAGCACTTGTCGGTGATGCTAAAGGCAGCTGTGCTTGTGGCTAATACGGTAGACCGGGAGGGCCGGCCTGTGCTGGTGCACTGTTCTGACGGCTGGGACCGGACACCACAGATCGTAGCCCTGGCCAAAATACTCCTGGACCCGTATTACAGGACACTGGAG GGCTTCCAAGTATTAGTAGAGTCTGACTGGCTGGATTTTGGGCACAAGTTTGGAGATCGCTGTGGCCACCAGGAGAATGCAGAGGACCAAAATGAGCAGTGCCCTGTGTTCCTCCAGTGGCTTGATTCTGTTCATCAGCTGCTCAAGCAGTTCCCCTGCCTGTTCGAGTTCAATGAAGCATTCCTG GTCAAACTGGTGCAGCACACATACTCCTGCCTGTATGGTACGTTCCTGGCCAACAACCCCTGTGAGCGAGAGAAACGCAACATCTACAAGCGGACCTGCTCTGTGTGGGCCCTCTTGCGAGCTGGCAATAAGAACTTTCATAACTTCCTCTACACACCCGGCTCAGACATG GTCCTGCATCCTGTGTGTCACGTCCGGGCCCTGCACCTCTGGACAGCTGTTTACTTGCCAGCATCATCTCCATGTACACTCGGGGAGGAGAACATGGATCTTTACCTCTCTCCAGTGGCTCAGAGCCAGGAGTTCTCTGGCCGCTCTCTGGACAG ATTACCTAAAACCAGATCTATGGATGATCTTCTTTCTGCCTGTGACACAAGCAGCCCCCTGACGCGCACATCCAGTGACCCTAACCTGAATAACCACTGTCAGGAGGCCAGAGTCGGCCTGGAACCATGGCATAGCAACCCGGAGGGATCTGAGACAGCCTTCGTGGAATCTGGCATAGGAGGTCCTCAGCAGACTGTGGGAGAAATGGGTCTTCCTCCCCCTCTGCCCAGCAGCCAGAAAGACTACTTGACAAATAAACCTTTCAAGAGTCACAAAAGCTGTTCTCCAAGTTACAAACTGCTTAATGCCACAGTGCCCCAGGAAATGAAGAGCAACACCTCTGATCCTGAGATCCAAGTCCTGGGAGAGACTGAAGCCCCAGCCCCAGACCCTCCTGCCCAGGATGAGCTGGGTAGGACTTTAGATGGCACAGAGGAGCCACCTGAACATTGTCCTGAGAAAGAAGATGTCAGTGCACTCTCTAAAGTCATTTCCAACAAGTGTGATGGAATTTGTGATTTTCCTGAGTCGTCCCAGGACTCCCTTGCAGGCTCCCCCCAACAGGCCCAGCTAGACTCTGTGCTAGGTGTGCCCTCCAGATCTGCTCCAGATCACAGTCTGGGCACCCTTTGCAACCCACTGAGTGCTACCTGCCAAACTCCTCCAGACCCAAGCGCAGACTTTCTCAACCAAGATCCCCCAGGGTCTGCAGCAAGCGTCTCCCACCAGGAACAGCCCAGTTCTATACCAGATCTGATTCATGGGGAGGAAGACACTGGCAAAAGAGGGACTAACAGGAATGGGCAGTTACTGGAAAATCCTCGCTTTGGGAAAGTACCATTGGAACTGGCCCGAAAGCCAATTTCTCAGAGCCAGATCAGTGAGTTCTCTTTTTTAGGGTCCAACTGGGACAGCTTCCAGGGGATGGTGACTTCACTCCCGAGTGGGGAGACCACCCCTCGGCGGCTGCTTTCCTATGGTTGTTGTAGTAAGAGGTCAAGCAGTAAGCAGATGCGGGCAACTGGGCCCTGCTTTGGGGGCCAGTGGGCTCAGAGAGAAGGAGTGAAGTCACCTCTCTGTTCTAGTCATTCCAGTGGACACTGTACTGGCCCAGGAGGAAAAAACAACCGGATATGGTTGTCGGGCCACCCAAAGCAGGTGTCCAGCACAAAGCCTGTTCCACTGAGCTGCCCTTCTCCAGTGCCTCCCCTCTACCTGGATGATGATGGACTCCCCTTTCCCACGGATGTGATCCAGCATAGATTACGGCAAATCGAAGCAGGGTACAAGCAAGAGGTGGAGCAGCTACGTCGACAGGTGCGTGAGCTGCAGATGAGGCTGGACATCCGTCACTGCTGTGCACCTCCAGCAGAGCCGCCCATGGACTATGAGGATGATTTT ACGTGTTTGAAGGAGTCAGATGGCAGTGACACAGAAGATTTTGGCTCCGATCACAGTGAAGACTGCCTTTCAGAAGCAAGCTGGGAACCTGTTGATAAGAAAGAGACTGAG GTGACTCGCTGGGTTCCAGACCATATGGCATCACATTGCTATAACTGTGACTGTGAATTCTGGTTGGCCAAACGAAGACACCATTGCAG AAATTGTGGGAATGTATTTTGTGCTGGCTGCTGCCACCTGAAGTTGCCCATACCTGATCAACAACTCTATGACCCAGTCCTCGTCTGTAACTCATGTTACGAACACATCCAAGTATCTCGTGCCAGGGAACTCATGAGCCAACATCTGAAGAAACCCATTGCTACAGCTTCCAGTTGA
- the MTMR4 gene encoding myotubularin-related protein 4 isoform X1, which translates to MSLTARVSCSMLSCFGEEGPPSLEYIQAKDLFPPKELVKEEENLQVPFTVLQGEGVEFLGRAADALIAISNYRLHIKFKDSVINVPLRMIDSVESRDMFQLHIACKDSKVVRCHFSTFKQCQEWLSRLSRATARPAKPEDLFAFAYHAWCLGLTEEDQHTHLCQPGEHIRCRQEAELARMGFDLQNVWRVSHINSNYKLCPSYPQKLLVPVWITDKELENVASFRSWKRIPVVVYRHLRNGAAIARCSQPEISWWGWRNADDEYLVTSIAKACALDPGTRATGSSLSTGNSDASEACDTDFDSSLTACSGVESTAAPQKLLILDARSYTAAVANRAKGGGCECEEYYPNCEVVFMGMANIHAIRNSFHYLRAVCSQMPDPSNWLSALESTKWLQHLSVMLKAAVLVANTVDREGRPVLVHCSDGWDRTPQIVALAKILLDPYYRTLEGFQVLVESDWLDFGHKFGDRCGHQENAEDQNEQCPVFLQWLDSVHQLLKQFPCLFEFNEAFLVKLVQHTYSCLYGTFLANNPCEREKRNIYKRTCSVWALLRAGNKNFHNFLYTPGSDMVLHPVCHVRALHLWTAVYLPASSPCTLGEENMDLYLSPVAQSQEFSGRSLDRLPKTRSMDDLLSACDTSSPLTRTSSDPNLNNHCQEARVGLEPWHSNPEGSETAFVESGIGGPQQTVGEMGLPPPLPSSQKDYLTNKPFKSHKSCSPSYKLLNATVPQEMKSNTSDPEIQVLGETEAPAPDPPAQDELGRTLDGTEEPPEHCPEKEDVSALSKVISNKCDGICDFPESSQDSLAGSPQQAQLDSVLGVPSRSAPDHSLGTLCNPLSATCQTPPDPSADFLNQDPPGSAASVSHQEQPSSIPDLIHGEEDTGKRGTNRNGQLLENPRFGKVPLELARKPISQSQISEFSFLGSNWDSFQGMVTSLPSGETTPRRLLSYGCCSKRSSSKQMRATGPCFGGQWAQREGVKSPLCSSHSSGHCTGPGGKNNRIWLSGHPKQVSSTKPVPLSCPSPVPPLYLDDDGLPFPTDVIQHRLRQIEAGYKQEVEQLRRQVRELQMRLDIRHCCAPPAEPPMDYEDDFTCLKESDGSDTEDFGSDHSEDCLSEASWEPVDKKETEVTRWVPDHMASHCYNCDCEFWLAKRRHHCRNCGNVFCAGCCHLKLPIPDQQLYDPVLVCNSCYEHIQVSRARELMSQHLKKPIATASS; encoded by the exons ATGAGCCTGACCGCCCGCGTCTCCTGCTCCATGCTCAGCTGCTTT GGTGAGGAGGGGCCCCCCAGCCTGGAGTACATCCAAGCCAAGGATCTGTTCCCCCCCAAGGAACTAGTGAAAGAGGAGGAGAATCTGCAG GTACCCTTCACAGTGCTGCAGGGTGAGGGAGTGGAGTTCCTGGGCCGGGCAGCTGATGCCCTCATTGCCATCTCCAACTACCGGCTGCATATCAAGTTCAAGGACTCTGTCATCAAC GTTCCCCTCCGGATGATTGACAGTGTGGAGAGCCGTGACATGTTCCAGTTGCACATTGCCTGCAAGGACTCCAAAGTGGTGAG GTGCCACTTCTCCACTTTCAAGCAGTGCCAAGAGTGGCTCTCACGGCTAAGCCGGGCCACAGCAAGACCTGCCAAGCCTGAGGACCTCTTTGCCTTTGCCTACCACGCCTGGTGCCTGGGACTGACCGAGGAGGACCAGCATACGCACCTGTGTCAGCCAG GAGAGCACATACGATGTCGGCAGGAGGCTGAGTTGGCGAGGATGGGCTTCGACCTGCAGAATGTCTGGAGAGTCTCGCATATCAACAGCAACTACAA ATTGTGCCCCAGTTACCCTCAGAAGCTGCTGGTTCCTGTGTGGATCACAGATAAAGAGCTGGAGAATGTGGCCTCCTTCCGCTCCTGGAAGCGGATCCCTGTGGTTGTGTATAG ACACCTACGCAATGGGGCTGCCATCGCCCGCTGCAGCCAGCCTGAGATCAGCTGGTGGGGCTGGCGCAATGCTGATGATGAGTACCTGGTCACGTCCATCGCTAAAGCCTGTGCCCTGGACCCGGGGACAAGAGCCACTGGGAGCTCCCTCAGCACTGGGAATAGTGATGCCAGCGAGGCATGTGACACTGACTTCG ATTCCTCCCTGACTGCATGCTCTGGAGTGGAGAGCACAGCAGCCCCCCAGAAGCTGCTGATCCTGGATGCACGATCCTACACGGCGGCAGTGGCTAACCGGGCCAAGGGTGGAGGTTGCGAGTGTGAAG AGTACTACCCCAACTGTGAGGTCGTGTTCATGGGAATGGCCAACATCCATGCCATCCGGAACAGCTTCCACTACCTCCGTGCTGTGTGTAGCCAGATGCCAGACCCCAGCAA CTGGCTGTCGGCACTGGAGAGCACCAAATGGCTGCAGCACTTGTCGGTGATGCTAAAGGCAGCTGTGCTTGTGGCTAATACGGTAGACCGGGAGGGCCGGCCTGTGCTGGTGCACTGTTCTGACGGCTGGGACCGGACACCACAGATCGTAGCCCTGGCCAAAATACTCCTGGACCCGTATTACAGGACACTGGAG GGCTTCCAAGTATTAGTAGAGTCTGACTGGCTGGATTTTGGGCACAAGTTTGGAGATCGCTGTGGCCACCAGGAGAATGCAGAGGACCAAAATGAGCAGTGCCCTGTGTTCCTCCAGTGGCTTGATTCTGTTCATCAGCTGCTCAAGCAGTTCCCCTGCCTGTTCGAGTTCAATGAAGCATTCCTG GTCAAACTGGTGCAGCACACATACTCCTGCCTGTATGGTACGTTCCTGGCCAACAACCCCTGTGAGCGAGAGAAACGCAACATCTACAAGCGGACCTGCTCTGTGTGGGCCCTCTTGCGAGCTGGCAATAAGAACTTTCATAACTTCCTCTACACACCCGGCTCAGACATG GTCCTGCATCCTGTGTGTCACGTCCGGGCCCTGCACCTCTGGACAGCTGTTTACTTGCCAGCATCATCTCCATGTACACTCGGGGAGGAGAACATGGATCTTTACCTCTCTCCAGTGGCTCAGAGCCAGGAGTTCTCTGGCCGCTCTCTGGACAG ATTACCTAAAACCAGATCTATGGATGATCTTCTTTCTGCCTGTGACACAAGCAGCCCCCTGACGCGCACATCCAGTGACCCTAACCTGAATAACCACTGTCAGGAGGCCAGAGTCGGCCTGGAACCATGGCATAGCAACCCGGAGGGATCTGAGACAGCCTTCGTGGAATCTGGCATAGGAGGTCCTCAGCAGACTGTGGGAGAAATGGGTCTTCCTCCCCCTCTGCCCAGCAGCCAGAAAGACTACTTGACAAATAAACCTTTCAAGAGTCACAAAAGCTGTTCTCCAAGTTACAAACTGCTTAATGCCACAGTGCCCCAGGAAATGAAGAGCAACACCTCTGATCCTGAGATCCAAGTCCTGGGAGAGACTGAAGCCCCAGCCCCAGACCCTCCTGCCCAGGATGAGCTGGGTAGGACTTTAGATGGCACAGAGGAGCCACCTGAACATTGTCCTGAGAAAGAAGATGTCAGTGCACTCTCTAAAGTCATTTCCAACAAGTGTGATGGAATTTGTGATTTTCCTGAGTCGTCCCAGGACTCCCTTGCAGGCTCCCCCCAACAGGCCCAGCTAGACTCTGTGCTAGGTGTGCCCTCCAGATCTGCTCCAGATCACAGTCTGGGCACCCTTTGCAACCCACTGAGTGCTACCTGCCAAACTCCTCCAGACCCAAGCGCAGACTTTCTCAACCAAGATCCCCCAGGGTCTGCAGCAAGCGTCTCCCACCAGGAACAGCCCAGTTCTATACCAGATCTGATTCATGGGGAGGAAGACACTGGCAAAAGAGGGACTAACAGGAATGGGCAGTTACTGGAAAATCCTCGCTTTGGGAAAGTACCATTGGAACTGGCCCGAAAGCCAATTTCTCAGAGCCAGATCAGTGAGTTCTCTTTTTTAGGGTCCAACTGGGACAGCTTCCAGGGGATGGTGACTTCACTCCCGAGTGGGGAGACCACCCCTCGGCGGCTGCTTTCCTATGGTTGTTGTAGTAAGAGGTCAAGCAGTAAGCAGATGCGGGCAACTGGGCCCTGCTTTGGGGGCCAGTGGGCTCAGAGAGAAGGAGTGAAGTCACCTCTCTGTTCTAGTCATTCCAGTGGACACTGTACTGGCCCAGGAGGAAAAAACAACCGGATATGGTTGTCGGGCCACCCAAAGCAGGTGTCCAGCACAAAGCCTGTTCCACTGAGCTGCCCTTCTCCAGTGCCTCCCCTCTACCTGGATGATGATGGACTCCCCTTTCCCACGGATGTGATCCAGCATAGATTACGGCAAATCGAAGCAGGGTACAAGCAAGAGGTGGAGCAGCTACGTCGACAGGTGCGTGAGCTGCAGATGAGGCTGGACATCCGTCACTGCTGTGCACCTCCAGCAGAGCCGCCCATGGACTATGAGGATGATTTT ACGTGTTTGAAGGAGTCAGATGGCAGTGACACAGAAGATTTTGGCTCCGATCACAGTGAAGACTGCCTTTCAGAAGCAAGCTGGGAACCTGTTGATAAGAAAGAGACTGAG GTGACTCGCTGGGTTCCAGACCATATGGCATCACATTGCTATAACTGTGACTGTGAATTCTGGTTGGCCAAACGAAGACACCATTGCAG AAATTGTGGGAATGTATTTTGTGCTGGCTGCTGCCACCTGAAGTTGCCCATACCTGATCAACAACTCTATGACCCAGTCCTCGTCTGTAACTCATGTTACGAACACATCCAAGTATCTCGTGCCAGGGAACTCATGAGCCAACATCTGAAGAAACCCATTGCTACAGCTTCCAGTTGA